From Pseudomonas sp. CCI4.2, one genomic window encodes:
- a CDS encoding MFS transporter encodes MPALSSTVTPAVELGKSIWKPVAAALIGNTLEWFDLSVYAYFALTISKVFFPAAVPAVSLFLAFATFGISFLIRPLGAAVLGSYADRQGRKKALSLSILLMLIGTAMIAVIPGYAAIGIVAPIGILLARLLQGFSAGGEFGSSTAFMMEHAPQKTRNFVASLQFASQGFGVVIASTFGYFLTMHLNDQQMFDWGWRVPFFFGLILGPVGLYIRRTVDESPDFKESEPGAQPLREVLLSQKTLLLVAMGVLIVSTASNFMIKYMPSYAATTLNIPQSSGFLATLTGGLILTVVTPIVGWITGHISRIKIMLWASIVYILAIFPAFFWLNKMPSATSLLLVVSMMALIKAVYFAPLASLMADVFPRPTRVTGMSLSYNLSVTIFGGFAPVIATGLIALTGSLLAPSFYLIVAAALSIGALLVAKQKLKLV; translated from the coding sequence ATGCCAGCGTTATCATCCACCGTTACACCTGCGGTCGAATTGGGGAAATCCATCTGGAAACCTGTGGCTGCCGCGTTGATTGGAAACACACTTGAGTGGTTTGACCTGTCGGTCTATGCCTATTTTGCGTTAACCATTAGCAAGGTGTTTTTCCCTGCCGCGGTTCCCGCCGTATCGCTGTTCCTGGCGTTCGCTACATTTGGCATTTCATTTCTAATCCGTCCGCTGGGCGCCGCCGTCCTGGGCTCATATGCCGACAGACAAGGGCGAAAGAAGGCGCTGAGTCTATCAATACTGCTGATGTTGATCGGGACTGCGATGATTGCAGTAATCCCCGGTTACGCGGCAATAGGGATCGTTGCTCCCATTGGTATTTTGCTCGCGCGTCTGCTGCAAGGCTTCTCCGCCGGAGGGGAGTTCGGTAGTTCAACAGCGTTTATGATGGAGCACGCCCCACAAAAGACCCGCAATTTTGTCGCCAGCTTGCAGTTTGCTAGCCAAGGCTTTGGCGTGGTCATCGCATCGACCTTTGGCTATTTCTTGACGATGCATCTTAACGATCAGCAAATGTTCGATTGGGGCTGGCGCGTACCTTTCTTCTTCGGTTTGATCCTGGGCCCAGTTGGACTTTACATTCGCCGCACTGTTGATGAATCCCCCGACTTCAAGGAAAGCGAACCCGGCGCCCAGCCTTTAAGAGAAGTGCTTCTCTCGCAAAAGACGTTGCTCTTGGTCGCGATGGGGGTGCTCATCGTATCGACAGCATCAAACTTCATGATCAAGTACATGCCCTCTTATGCAGCAACCACCTTGAACATCCCACAATCGTCGGGTTTTCTAGCCACCCTCACTGGGGGCCTGATCCTCACGGTGGTGACGCCGATTGTCGGGTGGATAACGGGTCATATCAGCCGCATCAAGATTATGCTTTGGGCCTCGATCGTTTACATCCTGGCGATTTTTCCAGCCTTTTTCTGGCTCAATAAAATGCCCAGTGCAACCTCGCTCTTATTGGTCGTGTCGATGATGGCGCTTATCAAAGCGGTTTACTTCGCGCCCCTGGCATCGTTAATGGCTGATGTATTCCCACGCCCGACTCGGGTGACGGGCATGTCTCTGAGCTACAACTTATCCGTGACTATCTTCGGAGGTTTTGCGCCAGTGATTGCGACCGGCTTGATCGCGCTTACAGGCTCTCTACTGGCGCCGAGCTTTTATCTGATAGTGGCGGCGGCCCTTAGCATCGGTGCCTTGTTAGTCGCCAAGCAGAAATTAAAGTTGGTGTAA